From Amaranthus tricolor cultivar Red isolate AtriRed21 chromosome 4, ASM2621246v1, whole genome shotgun sequence:
CACTTGTTGCAGTAGTGGCAAACAACTCTAATCTTGGATTTAGACTTGTCCTTGGAATTTTCTTTACCCTATGGAGCTCGAGTTTTGCTTCTTCCCATGTTGAACTCTTGTGCTACATAATTAGCTTCAAAATGATTGGAGGAACTAATCTCCTTTCGTCTAGTCTCTTTATTCAATAGACTAGCTTTGACACTATTAAATGTCAACTTACCATCAGGTGCAAGATTACTAAGTGATACAAAGAGTGTGTCCCAACTCTCTGGCAATGAGCAAAGTAGCAATAATGCAGGCAACTCATCATCTAAAGACATCTTCACGACAACCCTGAAATTCATTCAAACGCACTACTGTGCTATTACAGACATGAGATACAAATTTAACTTACTTTCTTATCAACAACGCTACTTAAGACATTCTTCCTCTCTACCTACCCTCAAGTTTCTTCCACAATTCTAAGCATTCATGTCATTGGCAACATGTTGGAGCACACTAATATCAACAAATTGTGTAATGATTCCTATTGCTTTTCGGttcaaaatttttcatttacttACATTTTGAACAGTGGAGATAATCTCATTAAGAGTGGTTGGTTCATACAAATCCTTTATATAAAGAATGTCCTCCATCTTAGTTTTCCACACAACATAATTAGTGGAGTCTAAAAACATCATACTATGCATACTAGTTTTATCATCCATCATAAACCAACACATGAATGACACCCAAGTAATATGAACATGGCTCTTTATACGACTATGTTGAAAAAAGTGGCATTTTAACACACTTCATTTCTCCCTTTGTGTTGCTAGATGAGCCAAAGAAACAAATCCAACCAAGCAAAGAATAAAAATCCTACAAGCAAACACAATAAAGTAAATAATGCGGAAAATAAAGCACACACGATTTTTCTTGGAACCCAATGAGTAAAAAAAACCATGGGGCCGTAGGTGATACCAAACCCTTCCACTAATCACTAATaaattaatgggtacaaccGAAGTCTTCTCTACACAAACACTAGAGGCATTACAAACACCAAACACTCCTAAACCTTCACTCAAAGAACTATTAAGGGAAATTAGCACTAAATATAAATTACCCACTCACAATTCAAAAAACGATAATCTAACTGTTAGTTATGTAGGTTGAGTAGGCAGGAAAACCGTGTCAAAGTTTGACGTAAATCGGACCACAAACAGCCTTCGTTCGGGATTCATTATGAACAAAATCTTTTGTTGCTTTGTAAAATACTCTGCCTCCTTTTTTATTTCTCTAGTATGTGCGACTCACAGAAGTGGAGAACCTCCcttgttttagtttttattcTCTCCTTTTATTCTTTAGCACACATTAGCCCGTTAATTAATAAGTCACTTAGACTAAAGCATGCCCAACTAAAAAGAGTATTATCGGGCTCTTCCTTCAAAGTAGGAGGGAACAACTCAACAATAACCTCATTGTTATTACAGAAATAAGGCCGTCTTCATTTGATGCCCCCCTCCTCCCCATGATATGCTTTACATTATTTGTGCTCAAGACTTGCTTTTGACCATGAAATGCAAAGAGCTATTTTCTAGTTTTAAACTCTCAAATGGTTACGGATAATCTGTTTTAGTGATATAGCATTTCGTTCTGGTTACAATGCAATACAGTGTTCCCTCACTCCCTGTCAACTCAAGTCTTAGTTTCTCTTGTGGTTTTAAAGCTCTTTCTCATAAAACTAGATTATTTCTGGGACCCTTCCTCTTAATATGCTAGTATTGGATGTAGTTGTATATCAAATGTTTATATGTGAAAATTTGAACAAGTCACCTAAGAAAAGCAGCGTTGTGTCAAAATGAATGGAATTGGGTCATTTATACACTTTTTGAATGATTAATTTCTTTTAGAAggttttattctttttgttatCCTCTTTATATGCTCCCTCTACAAACATGGCCTCGCGATAACCTTGAACTCCATTGAATAATTAACAGGCAATGGAAGAGTCGCACATATTGTGATGACAGCTGCTGCCAAGCACCTTACCCCAGTTGTGTTGGAACTTGGTGGAAAAAGTCCAGTAATAGTGGATTCTGATGtgaatttaaaagtaaagaacTTCTTTTGGACATTATATTGGGTCTTCCTGCACCTAgtatttctcttctttttttttcctgacATGTTGGGATTCTTGGTTGTAGATTACTGCCAGAAGAATTATTGCAGGAAAATGGGGGTGCAACAATGGGCAGGCGTGTATCTCACCTGATTATGTTATCACGTCAAGAGATTTTGCTCCTAAATTGGTATGGTTCTGGAAATCACCAGTTCTGAATTCTGTTATATAATTTTTCTCTGTTGATTCATTTCTAGTTTTCACTGATGTTGCTCTAATCCAGATAGATGCTTTGAAACGTGAGTTGGAGAGGTTTTATAGTTTGGAGCCACTTGAATCAAATGATTTGTCTCGAATTGTAAATTCCAACCATTTTGATCGTTTGGTAAGACTTCTGGATGAGGATAAAGTTGTTGGTAAGATTGTGCATGGGGGTCACAGAGATAAATCTAAATTGTAAGCATTCGCTATTGATAATTTCTTGTTTATGACAACAAAAACTGTAATTATAGCAATGTTTTAATTTTCCAATTTGCTACAGAAAAATCGCTCCCACATTACTGCTGGATGTTCCACATGACTCTTTAATCATGAATGAGGAAATATTTGGTCCATTGCTTCCTATTGTCACGGTATGAAGAAGACCCTTTCCTGATGTTTCTTTTGTTGAACTATCTGATTCCCTGGTTGCTAATTTTCCAAGAGGATTGTCATCTACACCAGTCCACTAATCTTTGATTTTTGTATGAATATGATGGTGGAAAAATGAGCGACTTTCATTACTTATAGAAGTCTTTGCTAGCTCCTAAGAGAAAAGTGCAATTATATGAAGTAGGAGTCATGTTCTAATAGTTTTCTCCGAATCAATGATAGCACAGGCTCCCTGTTTGTCAGTTACTAGAATATTCCAGTGACTTTTGATGTTCCTGTATTGTTAAGGTCGACAAGCTCAAAGAAAGCTATGATATGATAGCATCGAGAACAAAACCCCTAGCCGCGTACCTATTCACCAACAACAAGACCCTGAAGAATGAATTTGTGAGGACTGTTTCTGCAGGAGGTTTAGTCATTAATGACTCCGCCATACATGTAAGTGCTGCAACATAGTCTACACAATGAAATGCATTCCGTACTAGCACTAATATTTGGAGAGCTGCATGCGTAACCTTTCTAAGCATCCGTTTAGTTTCTTTTATTGAGCGTCAACAGATTAACTTGCATTAGTTTCTTTACCCTATTATACATATACTTTTTTACTTAACACTGATCTTCCTTTGACTTTTTAACTTGTTTCTTGGGATGATTGTACAGCTTGCAGTTCACACTTTACCATTTGGTGGAGTGGAAGGGAGTGGAATGGGTTCATACCATGGAAAGTTTTCTTTTGATGCCTTTAGCCACAAGAAAGGGGTACTTTACCGAAGCTTTCTAGGCGATGCTCCTGCTCGATACCCACCTTACACcaatggaaaaatgaatttGTTGAAAGCTTTATTTGGTGGAAGTATATTGGGCATATTACGAGCTTTGATCGGATTGGTTGGTTGTCGTTCTTACCCTAAAAAGAAATCTGAATAGTAAACTCCTATTTATACGTGCATCATTCATTTGTGTATTTAAGTTTGGCTATTTTCGTTTAACATCATAAATAGTATCGTTTCCGTCAAAAAATATTCAGAGACCTATCTTATGTATATTTGCATGTGGTGATCATTGGTTGTTATTTATACAACGGAGCAAAATCCGACTCCGAATTACTGTACTGTGAACGCTTTCAATGTTATCAATCAAATTTTCTTGTTAGCATTTTTGTTCTGGAGTTCTTTCCAATAACGAGTCTTTTGTTGAAAACGTGAAGCTTAAACATAAATGTAGAAGTAATTATGTTGAAATTTGACTACGAATATCAATGGCTCACTCTAGGATTCAAAGGTGTCAGAGAAAAGGATTCCAAACAGGCTCATGGCTCCATCTACTTGGAAGTTGGAATGACACAATGAGCCTCTAAGGTGAATTTatcaacaaaataagaaaaattacccaaaataagcttcggaaaattttaattttcaaaatgaaCATCTATTTATCCAAGCCTAAGGTCAGGTAtatttgttgttactaacagcaaacaaaagaAACTGAAAAAACaactttgttcgttgttactaacagcgaacaaactttgttttatattttgtcCCTTCCACTCAATAACATTGTCTttcttttgttcgctgttagtaatagtgaacaaagaattttgacttttttcgAAAAACttctttattcgctgttagtaatagcgaaaaTACATAACCTAAGGCTCTGACAATAATTttccgaagcttattttggttattttttataataaacttATCCATTTCAAAATTTCCATTTAAGGTTAACTCCTAAAGGAAATAGTCATATTGAGCACAAAGCTCCTGGGGCCAAACACAAAATGACGAGCAAAACTCACTCTAGGTATGCTTATCTTTTAATGTACATCATTCTAGTGTGTTTGAGGTAAACGGTTCAACACTTGTCATATGATTCAAGTGATGGAGTCTATAATATAAGGAAGCATCCACTCATTGCAATTCAAAAACCAATAACTCTCAAAGATCATCTAACCATACAAAATGAATAACTACCCAAGATGGATTAAATGatgaaactaataataataataataataataataataataggataATGATAAGGCTAAATGAATGAGCTACTTGATCCAAACATACCAACGTCCCCTAAGAATTCTACACAACTTAGCATTTATAACTAATATACCAAGCATGcagtttttggatttttttaaatttttttacacttttcttatttatatattttttttcatttttttaatacataGTTGGATTTAca
This genomic window contains:
- the LOC130810381 gene encoding aldehyde dehydrogenase family 3 member H1, which produces MEVTTNFSDEDAAAMVAELRGTFTSGKTRSYEWRISQLKGILKMMEDNENEIVDALRSDLNKPAFESVLYEISMLKSSCKVALTELKHWMKPEKVKTTIVAFPSSAEIVAEPLGVVLVISAWNYPILLSLDPVVGAIAAGNAVILKPSEVSPATSSLLAKYVGQYLDSSAIRVVEGAVSETSALLEQKWDKIFYTGNGRVAHIVMTAAAKHLTPVVLELGGKSPVIVDSDVNLKITARRIIAGKWGCNNGQACISPDYVITSRDFAPKLIDALKRELERFYSLEPLESNDLSRIVNSNHFDRLVRLLDEDKVVGKIVHGGHRDKSKLKIAPTLLLDVPHDSLIMNEEIFGPLLPIVTVDKLKESYDMIASRTKPLAAYLFTNNKTLKNEFVRTVSAGGLVINDSAIHLAVHTLPFGGVEGSGMGSYHGKFSFDAFSHKKGVLYRSFLGDAPARYPPYTNGKMNLLKALFGGSILGILRALIGLVGCRSYPKKKSE